In Myripristis murdjan chromosome 23, fMyrMur1.1, whole genome shotgun sequence, the DNA window AGACTAAAAATAAGGCACTGAAAGCCACCTAAGATTCTCAAGCACATACGAGAAATAATTTCCTTTTTGTGTTGtgctttgttgtgtttgatgtgGCAAACATATATTAAACacgaacaaggcattaaaaaaacacacgtATGGAGCTCTTTtactcaatgaaaaaaaaaagacttaacaAGAGAAAACCAATTTTTAACACACATATTGACAGTGTGTATGACTGAACAATGAACAGTATCTTCCAGATCCTTTggcaacaatatacaacaaataaaaacagagctgCTTCATATCTCTTTGATTATATAAATGAAAAATCTTACAGATGTCAGAAGTAAACTTACAATAAGGAAATAATTGTTCATGCTTATTTTGTAATAAATGAGCATGTcttattttgcaaataaaaacagtccAAGCCAGAGGAACCTTCCAGTACTACCAGAAATctaaaagagaaaatgttttgaggTAACATTAACAAAAAGCATATTTACCTTCAGTGGGAATTTTAAATTTCAGTACAATAAAGGTTAGGTAACACTTTTACTATTCTACTGAACTTTTGTTGATATGTAAGTTATATAACAATTGACATTTTGCTGAATATCTCTGGACTATCCACAAGAAAGTGCAACCAGCATTTGCAATAGCAGAGGACTTTGACCCAGTGTACTTGTTCCGGaactgcagcccattataatTTAAGAGAACATTACTCTCCTCGTGGATTTCTCATCCTACCTGGATCTTTAATGCAtttacaaacacaaagacagccaAAATTAAACTATGAAACAGCCTAAACTACAAGATAGTTACTTAGAGGGTAGAGTCTCTACCATAAATAATTAAGAAATTATACAGTTGTCAATCACTGTTCAATAACTGTATGATCCAAATTCTTTTAAACCAAGTTCAAAAGTAAATTGTAGATCTGTGTGAAATTGttcaatgattttttaattCAGGAGCATCTGTCTATGAAAGGTAGATACATTTTACCAACTAAAAGTAATACTATGAAGGCCAGCCATTTCTCCTTCTGCTTTGTCAACTCTTGCTTCAGATGCTGCACAttcctgtaaaacacacacagcacagctgtgtgtgtttctttcatgTAAATTGACTGACTCCATCTTCTTATCATCCTGAAGAGTCTTCACTTTTTCTAAATCTCTGATGTTTAACCCTCACTGCTGTAAGACAATGACACTGGTGCCTGAAAGTCTGAATGACTCTGGATCACACCAACTAGAGGGGTCTAGGTTTTGTCCTGAATGATGGACTATCATGAAGTATCTCTAGTTAATTGTCCTGTTACTGCTGAACAGTTAATTTCAACTagcagctctgcagcttcacctgctgctgttgctgtctcCAGCACACTTATGTCTTCTGAGTTGTTCCAGTTGAGGAAAACCTCTCCTACAAACACAACAGCTGTagggtttctctcctgtgtgaagTCTCTCATGTCTCCTCATATTGGATACATAACGAAATCTTTTGTCGCAAAAACTACAAccaaatggtttctctccagtgtgaaGTCTCATGTGTGTCTTCAAATTAGACAGCTGGCCAAACCTTTTACCACAGGCACTGCAACTAtgtggtttctctccagtgtgtgttctcatgtgtgTGACCAGTGACTCCTGTCTGTTAAAACTTTTGCTGCATACTGAACAACTGAAAGGTCTCTCCCATGTGTGAACTCTCATGTGCATCTTCATGTTACGTTTCTTATGAAAAGCTTTACCACAAACTGAGCAACTCAAGGGTTTCCCTTCAATACCAGCTCTCTTATAACTTACAAGGAGTTCATTCAGTGGCTTGAAGCCTGACTGGGGTTCTCTGGTCTCTTCCCAGTCATCGCTGTCTTCAGTCTCAGATTCAGAGGAGTGTGAAGAGAAGAGCTGGGCATCACTTGCTGGTTGTAAAGCACCAGCTGGATCTAAGCTCCTGGCTGGTGATCCTCCACAGTCCTCTCCATCAGCCTCACTTTCCATCTGTTCAGTTGAGCAGCTGGATAGaggctctgtctctctgttctcaGTTTGACTTGGATGAAGCTGTGAGGACTCAGCTTTCTCTTGATCTTCATGCTTCACAGGGAAAGGAGTGAAAGGGaactcctcctgttcctctttaatgtgtggctgtctgctctcttttttcttgacAAACAACTGCTGGGTGTCTGGAGGTGAGACTGaaatacagacacaaaaaaacaataactctGTAAAGAAGTCCACACACTTGGGCTGTATTAGAGTGGCAAGTAAACTGGCAAgttaagtgtgtttttaatgcaaaCGAATGTGTACAACAAGTCACAAATGGATTATCTATGCGTAACTAACAAGTTTATGTGACTGGGACACAGCagttttttgtgtcttttcagcACAGTTAggactgaactgaaaaacaAGCTAGTGGAGACCTAATGTAACCTAACATTATACAGTAGCTGACagcaaaattatgaaaaatggcAGCCGTCAGGTCGAGCACCGGCACCGGTAGATCAGGGGCATTAGCAGCACTTTTTATGTTCAGTGTTATCTCACATTTTATGAATACTCGCCCGACTTTCTCTTTTGATAAGAAGCGTGACCAAGTTTTATGCGACCCGATTGAACCTAATTTGATCAACAACGACAGCGAATGTGGCAAACATTTCGGCCACGCTAAACAAACATTGTATGACACCTTCGTCTACCAGTGGCAGGACCGATCCAAACTTGTTTCCACTGTCAAACGCAGCCGTAATCCACTAAACCCGgcaatttaaaatgataataagtGGACATTTTTTCAGTCTGTTAATAATGTTAGAATTTTATGGGACCCTCGCGCCAAGCCCAAGGGTCTTTTTGGGGGGTCACTTAAACATCCGTAGTGTTACCCCTAAAAGTGACCAGATTAAACACCTACTCCTTGAATCCAACGTTGACTACCTTTTCCTTTCTGAAACGTGGGTACACAGCAATTCTCCTACTGCTGCTCTGACTGTACCAGGGTACAATATATTTAGGAAAGACAGATCTGAAGGAAAGGGGGGCGGTGTGATGTTCTATGTTAAAGACCACTTACACTGCACCCAGATTAACTGGTCACTAGAAAACAAACTAGAATGCATCAGTCTGAAAATCACTCTTTCTCCCCAAATGTCCTTCACCATCATAGGGATATATCGACCACCTACctcaaaaaacacattcttcTACCAACTTAAAACTAGGGATGGTCCgatccaggccaaaatgactggatcgggtatcggattttttttattagaacccgtccgatccgatccataagcccaagctatcgcatatatcctcaacttcaatttgcgcgacatgccgtaacacagacgagctgtcgccatggttgccatgtgcctgtgttttcgtcacgtaagcagaagcctgcagagctgtaCGTTAACGGAGGACAAAAGCGCAACGTTTGCAATATGAGTGTCTCAAGGGTTGGTAGCGTTTTAACACAACGAACTtaataaagcatctgaagaagcatcatggaaaggagtacggagactttttacaggcgagtgcaaagaaaaacGAAACGTTTTTGTTTTGGTACAGCAAATCTTGGGTCTGTTTCCCAAGCatgtttagtgaaaactctgagtctgttaaccctgaaatgagggaaactctgagttttccgtttcacaaagggaggtaactcaaagcagagacagaggggtaactctagcctgtttcacagagggaggtaacttaagctctcggtcagttacggcagtaacagactccatgaaactaacctggtcgggaccaggtttttctcatgaaaccttgAGTTTCTCTCTtactgtgtctctctgtgtctgccgtctttcagccacacacggtagtTAACTTCCTcgttcattcagtcagcaggcgagttttggcgtggtgTATTAGTTCTAATTagtattagaagtccattagtagttagatggtgtctttttttcacgaacatggcatgtcctttcaacaacgatcccgtggatgaaggtgcagtgttactgtgcagagaattaaatattcgtcgggagatgggtataagaccgcgcatagatgttttagcatttccagacaattatctttttgagcgttgCCGTCCCACGTCACCTaactgaaattaattaataggccagcagtaattcaagcagttttcccctgtaatattattgattgcaacggactacatttaaacctACGCACTGACctgagcagcaatgttctcccacgccgtctccctctcctttgttgctgcagcagtcttgcaatttaaaaaaacaaaaaaaaacaaaaacattttctaactcgctgtatgaatgcattaagatttctgGGGTGAAAAACGTTTAGATGTCAGGACcaagcaaattacatccacgtattattaacaacttttagagtgacaaaaagaatcggatcggtatcggtatcggccgatcctcaaggctgcagtatcggtattggtatcggatgtgaaaaagtggtatcgagCCATCCCTACTTAAAACTATGCTCAATGAGTGTGACCTTGATAAGGAAGCTATCTTAATGGGCGACCTCAATATAAACTGGGAAGCCAAACGTGCCATAAAGACCCTAAAGCAAACAATGGCAAAACTTGATTTTGTGCAGCTAGTTAGAGGGCCAACAAAAATAACACCCACAACTAAGACCCAAATCGATCTAGTGTTCAGTAAAAGACCAGAGAGGATCACAAAGTCCTTCAACTTTGTTACTGGTCTATCAGATCACAATCTCACACTCAGTTCCAGAAAACTGTCAAGGAAACGATTTAATCtgtcattaacaaaaaaaaaaaaacacagctactTCAGAATCCCTAGGGTTGACCAAGACAACTTTGATACTACAATAAGTTAAATCAAGTGGAGTGACTTATTATCAGGGATGGATGTGGAAACTGATAGCCACCAGTTCCTCTTCAAAATCAAGTCCACAATAAACAGCTTCCTCAAAGAAACAAAGTCCAAACGTAGTCAAAAGAGCACTCTCCCTTGGTTGAACGAAGACATACGGAAACTGATGAAAGAAAGAGATTGTGCCCTAAAAACAGCTCTAAAATCAAAAACGGAACATGACAAGCGTAGGTTTACAACCCTGAGAAATAAGGTAACCAAGGAACTAAGACAGGCCAAGGCATCCTTTTTCATTAACATTATAAATGAGGCAAAGGGCAATTGCAAACTGATCTGGGAGAACATAAAGAAACTGACAGGAAAATACAGTGGAAACTCAGGGAAAAGATTAGAACTTAATGTAAATGGTGATTTAATACAAGACCCACTGCAAGTCGCAACAGCCTTCAACAAGTATTTTGTAGACTCTGTTAAGGCCCTAACCGCCAGTCAGTTAACTAATGTTTCACATGCAGTACCGGTTAATGAGACATGCCCTGTTTTTACCATTAAAGAAGTTCCAGAATCCAAAGTGATGGAGATACTAAGCTCACTCAAAAACTCTAAAGCAAAGGATGCCTACGGTATGGATTCCTCCTTTGTGAAGAAGCATAGGGAGGCATTTTTAGAGCCCATAACCAGTATCGTAAATGCCTCTATTAGAGAGGCTGTGTTCCCAGAGGGTTGGAAGACAGCAATTGTCACTCCAATTTTTAAGTCAGGGAGTTTAAATGAGGTCAGTAACTACAGACCCATCAGCAATGTCCCCATAGTTTCAAAGATCCCCAAGAAGAACGTCACGGAACAACTAGTCGACCATCTGAACAACAGCCCCTACTCACTTCACCCCATGCAGTTTGGCTTTAGAGCCAATCACTCCAGTGAAACCGCCTGCTGCTTCTTCCTGGAGTCTGTCAAAGCAAAGATGGACAAGGGGGAAGTGATTGGTGCTGTGTTCTTAGATCTGAAGAAGGCTTTTGATATCATCAGCCACGAGGTGCTTATCATTAAACTGTCCAAATTCAATTTTTCTCCTCATGCCATAAAATGGATGAGATCCTATCTTGAGGGTAGGACACAATGTGTTAGAATAGACGGTAAACTATCTCCTCCCCTGGTCTACAATGTGGGTGTGCCACAGGGTTCCAATCTGGCCCCGCTCCTGTTCAGTATGTACATAAATGACCTGCCTTCTGCCTGCTCTGGCGCCCTAGTCCAGATGTACGTTCTTTGAAAAAAGGCCATCCAATACACCCGACCCAGATGTCTATGCTGATGGTGAGAGGCTACAGGTAGTCACCAAATGCAAATACCTTGGAATTACCCTGGATTGCAACTTGACATtcaaaaaacatgtcaaaaaggTCACACAAAAGGTCAAATACAATCTCTCAAACTTCCGATATATCAGAAACAGCTTGAACGTTGAAGCTTCAACACTGTATTTCCATACCATTATCATGTCACATCTCACCTATTGTCTCACAAGCTGGTCTCAAGCCTGCAAAACAACCCTAGCACCAATGCATTCAGTGTACAAACAGGCTCTGAAGGACCTGGACCAGAAACCTGTCCATCACCATCGCTGTAGCATTCTAACTAAGCACAAACTACTAAGCTTTGACAACATAATAAAGCTAATGGTTGCCAGTCTGGtctacaaaatacaaaatggccTTGCCCCACCACCACTCTGATTTTTTCACCCAGAGCAGCAGACTCACTAGATCTGCCATAGCGGGTGATTTTGCCATTCCCTTAAGGAAAAGCACATTTAGCCAGTCAGACTTCTCGGTGAGAgccaaaaaaacatggaattcCATACCACCACTCACAATATCAGAACTCTCAGGTcattcaaacacactctcaaAACATGGATAAGAAACAACTACACATGCGACCATAACAGCCCTACTTAGTCCAACCGTACCCGTCTGTTTGCCTGCATGTCTGTATATGCTTATGCTGTACATATCCGCAATTGTCTGTGCCCATGCCTCTGTCAATGTTTGCGCTGTCATGCTACTCCAGTGTTTGTTGTCTGCATACATGTTGTACATATGTTGTGTCCGCAAATGTCTGTGCCCCTACATCAGTCTGTGCATGCTGCCACCCTTACCTGatatttgtctgtctgcacacgTTGCTCATGTTCATATGGTCAATGTGCTTGTCGTGTTAATGTGCTGCTATGTTTTATGtaccttttctttcatttttttaaaccttgtttTTAACTAATTAACTTATCTGCATGCTTTTGTGCTTTTTAACTTGGCTTCTCTTCTTCTGGCTCTTGCCTATTTAACATCACAGCCCAGGGACTACAGTTGAAAATTAGCTTTggctaacactgacacatttacagctgttgcagatgttaattaatgtgtactgtccctgttcaaataaagtctaaaataaaataaaataaaataaatatctgtttGTGCCCTTATTACGATGAGGCTCAGACTACAAtgtctgtgtgttcagtttGGTTACTGGTTGGTTACTGGTGTGTTTAGTTTGGTTAAGGATCAATGCAGCATTCATTTACGACCATGGAGGGAACCAGAGACCAAATCAGCGAACAACGCATTTTGTTGTACAGACCAAGATGAACTGAAACTTCCAAATCAACCACCAAAGCGAAAGTAGCCAAACAGATTGGAATTCTGACTCAGGGACAACCCTTGACTATTTTGTCCTGATAGTAGGATATCATTTTGTGAATGAGGTTCTCAGATttgggattttatttgtttaatttttagaTACATATTCAGCACATAAATGACTATAATGATAACTATAACCATATAACATCAAACATGagttaaatgcaaaaaaaaatattggggAAACATAATTTTCCTACATTAGTTTcatgatgataataaattatttttatatcagtACATGAAAGAACTGACCTTGGGTAAACGATGGATGAAAGGTGCATAGAGGACtgaccacaaaaacacagaaaaaacagctGCACACTGTCTGTACTTGCACATCAAGTAATGTATTTGTAAAGCTGCAATGTTTTGGTTGGGGTGCTTCATCATCCATCAATGCCTGATGGtgtatcaataacaacaaaatgtatcaacatctgctaacatttgcaaaaatcacGTCACCAATCATAGAAACAGTCATAGAAATGTGTTATAATTAGGGCTGTCAAgaagatatttattttttcaaaattgtgttATTTGCAAGGTGGTCATTAATTAATCATGCTTAATCACAtcattaacatgaaaaaaaaaatacttgcttgttcacattttcactgttttgtagTGTAGTTTGGAAACAACTGCTCTTCAAAGGAGTTTATATGATAAATACCCTGTGGCAATCAGCTGTGGGTATTGAGCTAGCACAGTTCTGGTCATTCACTCCCctctggtgcccctctggcggggTGCCTTGTAATTAATTTTGTCTATCATCAGTTTTCAATAACTCTGTGCTGGCACCATGTGCTGCATCGAGTGACACTGAATTGTGGAACATTGCATTGTTTAGTAATGCATTAAGGTCCTCAAATTAACATTCATTCAACATGCATTAATACATGAACTTTGACAGCCCTGGTTACAGTCTAACATATGCCGTCTGTTTGAGAACCACACCAACATTAACTGACATGTTAACAAATAATTAAACTGACATGGGAATGTAAACCAGAATTTGAGCCAATGGCAAGAGTACAAAAGGCAGGGAAAGAAGTAAAGGCGGTCCACACAGCCAGTCAGTCTTTTCAGGAGTACCACTCCATTTGAAAAGAGCAAGCTTTCTTCTGTCCTGTGGTTTGAAGCAAACCTTTCAGCTCCAGTGTTGGTCTTCCATTatttaaatggtaaatggactgcatttctatagtgcttttctagtctactgaccactcaactCGCTTTGTAAtgtttgcttcacattcacccatacactcacacattcagacactgatggcagaggcttccatgcaaggtgcctagcTGTTCATCAGGAACcatgaggggttcagtatcttgctcaaggacactttgacacactctggaggagctggggatcgaGCCGGGAACTGTTCAATTACCAGAcaaccgctctacctcctgagccatgccGCCCCAacaggaacagcagcagcaggactgcAACCAGATGATGGACTCTCATCGTGTCTCTAGTATTTTGTCCTGTTGCTGCTGAACAGTTGAGCttaagcagcagctctgcagattcacctgctgcctctctctcacaacAAACTCATGTCTCCTAATACACAAATGCCTGCTGAAAGAGGCTGCTCCCACCTGGTTATAACAACCATCTGGAGAAATCCGAATACAAGCTGAGATCCGAACAAAAGTGGGCAGGTGAGATGCATTTTGAGACTCATGTTAATTCCAGTTGTGTACAGACGGACAGCTGTCATCTTGTTTTTGGATTTCTCAGGGCAGTTGTTAATGGGAATAGCCTCAAACTTCTCCCAAACACACTCCAACTTAAGAGTTCCTCacctgtgtaaactttcatgtttttgttggttttgttattTCAAATTCTTGCATCAGTAAAACACTTATCACACTGAGCAATGAAATGGTTTCTCTCttgtgtggattctcatgtgtttaACCACTGTTCGGCTGTACTTGAATGCTTCACCACAAACTTTGCAGCTAAATGGTTTTTCATTGGTATGAAGTCGCATATGGATCTGTAAATTTCCACGGAGGCTAAATTTTTTGTTGCAGACGGAGCAACTAAATGGTTTCTCACCTCTGTGGATTCTGGTGTGTCTGTTAAAGTCACCTTTCTGTGTGAAACCTTTACCACAGATTGAGCaactaaatggtttctctcctgtatgggttctcatgtgtttttTCAAAGATCCTTTTTCACTGAAACTTTTGCCACACATCGAACAACTATATGgcctctctcctgtgtggattcttgtgtgtttgctcagggATCCTTTTTCAGTGAAACTTTTGCCACAAAATGAGCAGCTAAATGGTCTAGCTCCTGTGTGGGTTGccatgtgtgcctgcatgtttCCTTTGCAAACAAATGATTTAGTACACACTGAGCAACTAAATGGTTTCTCCCCTGTGTGAAGTCTCATGTGTGTAACcactgtgtatctgtgtttgaaTCTTTGGCCACAAACTTTGCAGCTAAATGGTTTTTCATTTGTATGACTTCGCATGTGGATCTGTACTTTTCCATTCTGGCTAAACCTTTTGTTGcagactgagcagctaaatggtttctctcctgtgtgtatcATCATGTGTCTGCTGAAGTCACCCTTTTGTTTAAAGATTTTACCACAAACTGAACAACTCCAAAGTTTCTTTCCTGTGTGGTTTGTCACAGAGCAGGTAGATGAATTCTCCCCAGTATTAGAGTTGTTCTGACTGAAAAAGAGTTTGTTTGGTGGCTCTAAACCTGGCTGAGGTTTTCTTGTTTCTTCCCAACCATCGTCAAGGTCTTCCGTCTCAGGTTCAGAAGAGTGTGAAGAGAGGAGCTGGCCACCTCTAGCTGGTTGTAAACCACCAGTTGGATCCAAGTTTCTGACTGGTTCTGATCCCACACAGTCCTCTCCATCAGGTTTTGTTTCCATCTGTTCAGCTGAGCTGCTGGCTAGAGGCTCTGCCTGTTtgttctcctcagtttggcttggATGAAGCTGTGAGGACTGAGCTTTTgcttcatcatcttcactcttcacagggaCAGGAGTGATATTAGTCTCCTGCAGCCCTCGATGCTGCTCTCCCTCCTGACTGGTTGGgagttcctcctgttcctctttaatgtgaggaggctctggctcctcctggtccagAATGTTCTCTTCTTTCTTGACAAACTGCTGCTGGACACCTGGAGGTAAGACTGAAATACAGAcataaaaaatatcagaaatcTATGAGGAAGGAAAAGTCGAAGACTGCTTCCCAAGGCCTAAGCTGCAGCTGTGTTAGCTTGCAGAGTTTCTGCTGCTACAGGGACGTGCAGTCAAGGGAGGCAGGTGAGGCAGAGTAAAAGTAAGTGCTataaatttattttctgtatgaTTCCAataatttcaattatttttataGTCAAAATTGCTGAATTTGTGCATTTCCTGTTAAAATGCAGGGAAGAGACACAAGGTGCAGCTGTGACGagcctcacctcacctcacctcagaTTGTGCAATCCCTCACAAACTGGGCTGTGGCATGCAACTGGCACGTGCCTgttgctgtctctctgtatgtcgctaataatgtaataatgtttgCAGACACTTTTATTATACGCCCTGACTTTCCATAGTCTGGCTAAAGTACTTAATGTATGGGTGTAACGTATTTAGTCTATCTGATCAGACATaaaactgcagtgcaaaaaGCACAAAGTGAGGCAGACAGTGCTCTGCCACACTGAAGGGGGTGTACATGAGCCCACAGgttcttgttgctgctgttcttCTACGCAGAGACTGTAGGCGCCAAAAAGCTAGCTAAAATCAGAAAATCAAGTGCACTACAgctgtgaattttttttaattcttgctCCGACTGACTGCCAAAATGGA includes these proteins:
- the LOC115354948 gene encoding zinc finger and SCAN domain-containing protein 2-like isoform X3 is translated as MCAVQLLRVSVHERITAAAEDFLLFLETRKEIAEIPDLRTLLNQRLTAAAEEILGLFEKTVAEYEDKVHQSEKEMCRQRNLLNIVLNPEVKLHRAVSPPDTQQLFVKKKESRQPHIKEEQEEFPFTPFPVKHEDQEKAESSQLHPSQTENRETEPLSSCSTEQMESEADGEDCGGSPARSLDPAGALQPASDAQLFSSHSSESETEDSDDWEETREPQSGFKPLNELLVSYKRAGIEGKPLSCSVCGKAFHKKRNMKMHMRVHTWERPFSCSVCSKSFNRQESLVTHMRTHTGEKPHSCSACGKRFGQLSNLKTHMRLHTGEKPFGCSFCDKRFRYVSNMRRHERLHTGEKPYSCCVCRRGFPQLEQLRRHKCAGDSNSSR
- the LOC115354948 gene encoding uncharacterized protein LOC115354948 isoform X4, with product MCAVQLLRVSVHERITAAAEDFLLFLETRKEIAEIPDLRTLLNQRLTAAAEEILGLFEKTVAEYEDKVHQSEKEMCRQRNLLNIVLNPEVKLHRAVSPPDTQQLFVKKKESRQPHIKEEQEEFPFTPFPVKHEDQEKAESSQLHPSQTENRETEPLSSCSTEQMESEADGEDCGGSPARSLDPAGALQPASDAQLFSSHSSESETEDSDDWEETREPQSGFKPLNELLMKV
- the LOC115354948 gene encoding zinc finger protein 260-like isoform X1, giving the protein MCAVQLLRVSVHERITAAAEDFLLFLETRKEIAEIPDLRTLLNQRLTAAAEEILGLFEKTVAEYEDKVHQSEKEMCRQRNLLNIVLNPEVKLHRAVLPPGVQQQFVKKEENILDQEEPEPPHIKEEQEELPTSQEGEQHRGLQETNITPVPVKSEDDEAKAQSSQLHPSQTEENKQAEPLASSSAEQMETKPDGEDCVGSEPVRNLDPTGGLQPARGGQLLSSHSSEPETEDLDDGWEETRKPQPGLEPPNKLFFSQNNSNTGENSSTCSVTNHTGKKLWSCSVCGKIFKQKGDFSRHMMIHTGEKPFSCSVCNKRFSQNGKVQIHMRSHTNEKPFSCKVCGQRFKHRYTVVTHMRLHTGEKPFSCSVCTKSFVCKGNMQAHMATHTGARPFSCSFCGKSFTEKGSLSKHTRIHTGERPYSCSMCGKSFSEKGSLKKHMRTHTGEKPFSCSICGKGFTQKGDFNRHTRIHRGEKPFSCSVCNKKFSLRGNLQIHMRLHTNEKPFSCKVCGEAFKYSRTVVKHMRIHTREKPFHCSV
- the LOC115354948 gene encoding zinc finger protein OZF-like isoform X2, yielding MTPRQQRKQLAWQRSSHQQGPGAETSTLDGGKHQAHSILPPGVQQQFVKKEENILDQEEPEPPHIKEEQEELPTSQEGEQHRGLQETNITPVPVKSEDDEAKAQSSQLHPSQTEENKQAEPLASSSAEQMETKPDGEDCVGSEPVRNLDPTGGLQPARGGQLLSSHSSEPETEDLDDGWEETRKPQPGLEPPNKLFFSQNNSNTGENSSTCSVTNHTGKKLWSCSVCGKIFKQKGDFSRHMMIHTGEKPFSCSVCNKRFSQNGKVQIHMRSHTNEKPFSCKVCGQRFKHRYTVVTHMRLHTGEKPFSCSVCTKSFVCKGNMQAHMATHTGARPFSCSFCGKSFTEKGSLSKHTRIHTGERPYSCSMCGKSFSEKGSLKKHMRTHTGEKPFSCSICGKGFTQKGDFNRHTRIHRGEKPFSCSVCNKKFSLRGNLQIHMRLHTNEKPFSCKVCGEAFKYSRTVVKHMRIHTREKPFHCSV